The Gadus macrocephalus chromosome 21, ASM3116895v1 genome has a segment encoding these proteins:
- the hebp2 gene encoding heme-binding protein 2 — protein MLKTIGNALFSKIQNPKFIPGEKQGEDYEVRTYPAAKWVSTTTTGMHWDPAISTGFRRLFKYIQGANINKVAVDMTAPVSCLVHPGAGPACESSFTVSFYIPEELQDAPPEPSDQTVFLESRKEFTAYVRTYGGFSNEQVKRENLLKLVESLTRDGVSFQEQPYYTAGYDSPFKLTNRRNEVWILKKAEG, from the exons ATGCTGAAAACGATAGGAAATGCACTGTTCTCCAAAATCCAAAACCCAAAGTTCATACCTGGGGAAAAGCAG GGAGAGGACTATGAGGTCCGCACTTACCCGGCTGCCAAATGGGTCAGCACCACCACAACTGGGATGCACTGGGACCCTGCCATTAGCACTGGCTTCCGCAGGCTGTTCAAATACATCCAGGGCGCCAATATAAACA AGGTGGCCGTGGACATGACGGCCCCGGTGTCCTGCCTGGTGCATCCCGGCGCGGGCCCGGCCTGTGAGAGCTCCTTCACCGTGTCCTTCTACATCCCAGAGGAGCTGCAGGACGCCCCCCCCGAGCCCAGCGACCAGACCGTCTTCCTGGAGAGCAGGAAGGAGTTCACGGCCTACgtcag AACCTACGGCGGGTTCTCCAACGAGCAGGTGAAGCGGGAGAACCTGCTGAAGCTGGTGGAGAGCCTGACCAGGGACGGCGTGTCCTTCCAGGAGCAGCCCTACTACACGGCGGGCTACGACAGCCCCTTCAAACTCACCAACCGCCGCAACGAGGTGTGGATCCTGAAGAAGGCCGAGGGCTGA